In the genome of Thermodesulfobacteriota bacterium, the window GGGAATGGCCGCCGGGGTCATGCTGAACTCCTCCAGCCCCAAACCGAATAACACTAACACATAGGCGGGTTCGGCGGCCATCTCTCCGCATAGGGCGACGGGGATGCCCGCCTCCCGGGCAGACTGGACCACTCCCCGGACGATCCTCAGGATGGCGGGGTGGAGGGGCTCGTAGAGATAGGAGACGTGTTCATTGATCCGGTCCACGGCCAGGGCATACTGAATGAGGTCGTTCGTCCCGATGCTGAAAAAATCGACCTCCCGGGCCAGCAGATCGGCCGTGACCGAGGCCGAAGGGATCTCGATCATCGCCCCCACCTTGATGGATCGGTCGAAGGGGACCTTTTCCCTGGAACATTCCCGCTTCACCTCTTCGAGGATGGCCTTCGCCCTGCGGATCTCCTCCATCCCGGAGATCATGGGGAAGAGGATCCGGACATTCCCATGGGCGCTCGCCCGGAGGATCCCTTTCAGCTGGGCCTTGAAGATCTCGACTTCCTTCATGCTGAAGCGGATCGCCCGAAGCCCCATGGCGGGGTTCGTCTCTTTCCCGCTGGAATAGCTGAGGAGGAATTTGTCCCCCCCGATATCGAGGGTCCGGATCGTCACCGGGTCCGGGGCGACGTTCTCGACCAACCTCCGATAGGTCTGGTAATGCTCCTCCTCCGCGGGCAGGTCTTTCCGGTTCAGATAGAGGATCTCGGTCCGGTAGAGGCCGATGCCTTCCGCGCCGTGGCTCTTGGCCGAGGGGACCTCCTCCACCAATTCGATATTGGCCTGAAGGGAGACCCGGACGCCGTCCCTCGTCTCGGCGGGCAGGGTGGCATATTTCATCACCTCCCGCTCCACCAATTTGATCCGGCGCCTCCGCTCGACATAGGACTCGAAGATCTCCTCCGTCGGATTGATGACCACCTCCCCGGTCTCCCCATCGAGGGCGAGCAGATCGCCTCCGTTGATGAGGGCGGTGGCCACCTCCAGACCCACGACCGCCGGGATGCCCAGGGAGCGGGCGAGGATGGCGGTATGGGAATATCTCCCCCCCACATCGGTCACAAAACCGGCCACCCGCTTCAAGTGCATCTGAAGGGTATCGGCCGGTGAGAGGTCGTGGGCCACCACGATCACCTTCCCTTTGATCTTGGTGATGTCGTCGTGCTTCCTCCCCATGAGGTTCCGGAAGATCCTGGCGGCCACGTAGTGCAGGTCGTTTCGCCGCTCTCTCAGATATTCATCCTCGATGGCCTGAAAGGCCGCGTCCAGTTTTTCGAGGGTGAGGTCCAGGGCCCATTCCGAATTGACCTTCCGCCTCCGGATGTTCTCCGTGGTATTCTCGATCAGCATCTGATCATTCAAGATCATCAAATGGACATCGAGGATGAAGGCGTGTTTCCGCATCTCGGGGTCCAGGATCTTCTCCTTCACCTCCATCAGCTGCTGCTTCGACAGCTCGATGGCCTGCCGGAACCGCTCCACCTCCTCCTCCACCTGGGAGGGGAGGATTCGCCGCTGAGGGAGCCTCACCTTGTATCGTTCAACCAGGAAGGCGCGGCCGGTCACGATCCCTGGAGAGGCGCCGATCCCGTGGATCGTCTTGTTGACCTGTTGCTGAACCGCCATCCTCACTCCTCCCCGAATTTGTTCTCGAAGAGCTTCCCTAAGGTCTCGATCGCCTCCACCTCGTCTTTCCCCTCGGCCTTCAGGGTAATCCGGCTGCCCTTGGTCGCGGCCAGCATGAGGATGCCCATGATCGATTTTCCGTTGACGGTGTGGCCATCCTTTTCGAGGCTCACCTCCGAGACGAACCGATTGGCGGTTTTGACGAAAAGGGCGGCAGCCCTCGCATGGAGTCCCAACTTGTTACGGATCACGAACGTTCGGACTTCCATCGCCTTTGTTCGGGGAAATCCCCTCTCCTCACTTCTTGTCCACCCGTTTCTTCAGCACCTCGCTGGCCAGATTGATATTCCTCTGGCCGTAGTCGGTGATGAAGGCGGCCAGGGATTCCAGGTCCATCGACTCCTTGCAAGTGGCCAATTTCAACAACATGGGGAGATTGACCCCGGTGATCACCTCGATCTTCTTCTCCTCCAGAAAGGAGAGGCTGATGTTGGAGGGCGTCCCCCCGTACATGTCCGTCAGGATCAGAACGCCCTCGCCGCCCTCGACCTTTCGGATCGCCGAGATGATCTTCGCCCGGATCTCCTCGGACCCCTCCTGGGGATCGATCGAGACCGGCTCGAACTGCTTCAGCTCCTCTCCCACGACCAGCCTGGCCGCCGCGATCATCTCCTCTCCTAAACGACAGTGCGTCACCACCACCACCCCGACCATGTTCATCCCCTTTCGATATCCCGATGTCTCACCGCGATCAACATCCCTTTGACGTCCCTCTCCCGTTTCAGGCGTTCGGCCAGCTGGTTGACGATGACGATCGACCGATGCCTTCCGCCCGTGCAGCCCACGGCCACGGTGAGGTGGGTCCGCCTCTCCCGGAAATAGAAGGGGAGAAGAAACCTCAGAAAGTCCATCGCCCGGTTTAGAAAATCCCGGGTTTCCTCCCATTGTAACACATAGGCCTCCACCTTCGGATGATCCCCCGGGAACCGTTTCAATTCCTCCACGTAGTAGGGGTTGGGCAAAAAACGGACATCGAACATCAGGTCCGCTTCGTAGGGGACGCCAAAGCTGTAACCGAAAGAGAGAAGGGTGAGCGTCAGGGGGACCGCCTGGGGGTCTTTCTGGGCATACTGCTGGACCTTCGCCTTCAGCTCGTGGACGTTGAACTGGGAGGTATCGATCACCTCATTGGCGATATCGCGAAGCCCCCGGAGTCGCTCCCGCTCGAGGCGGATCCCGTCGAGGATGCACCCCCCGAGGGCGAGGGGATGCTGTCGCCGCGTCTCGCTGAAGCGCCTCGTCAGGACCGGGTCGGAGGCATCCAAGAAGAGGACCTCGATCGGAAAGCCTTCCCTTCGGAGCTCCTCGATCATCCGTCGGGAGGCCTCGAAGAAATCCTCCTCTGTCTGTCCGGGAGGGAGATGGCCCAGGGCGCTCCGGATGTCCTGGACGATGGCGACCTTCGAAATCTTTTCCGCCGATTCTTTGCAGAGCTCGAGGAACTTGGACAGAAGGGGAGGAGGAAGGTTGTCGACGCAGTAAAAACCGGCATCCTCCAAGGCCTTGATGGCGGTGGTCTTTCCGGACCCGGAAAGGCCGGTGATCAAGATGATCCGCTGAGGTTTCACTCCGGCTCGCCCCCGGGGTCCGAGGTGGGCCCTGTCCTCTCCTCCATCTTTCGAAGGAGCTTCCTCTCGAATTCCAGCGCCGAATGGTAGCCCATCTCTTTCAGCAGATGGTTTCGAGCAGCCACCTCGATGATGGTCGTCAGATTCCGTGCCGGGGTGACGGGGATCTTCAACATGGGGAGGTCAACATCCAGCAGGGTATATTTCTGCTCTTCAAACCCGAGGCGGTCGTAGTCCTGTTGGGTATTCCACTCGACCAACTCCAGCACCAGGTCGATCCTCTTGCGGTCCCGGATCGCCTCCGGACCGAAGAGGCTTCGAATGTTGATGATCCCCAGGCCCCGGATCTCCATATGGTGCCGGATGACCTCGAAGCCGCTTCCGATGAGCACCTCCGGAGAACGTCTCCGGATGGAGACCATGTCATCGGCCACCAATCGGTGGCCTCGAAGGATGAGATCGAGGGCGCATTCACTCTTCCCGATGCCGCTTCTCCCGAGGATGAGCACGCCCACGCCGTAGACGTCCATGAGCACGCCGTGGAGGCTCGTGGAGGGGGCCAGCTTCTCTTCCAAAAATTTCGTGACCCGGTCGATGAACTCCGTCGAGCTCAGGTTCGTCCGAAACAGGGGGATCCCTCGCTCCTCGGCCCCTTCCAAGAGGGGAGGAGGGATCTCGAGGTTTCGGGTCACCACCAGACAGGAGAGGTCGAGCTGGCAGATCTGGTGGATCACCTCCTCCTGGCGTTCCGGAGGCAAGGTGCGAAAGTAGGCCGCCTCCGAATTGCCGATGACCTGAAGCCTCTCGGGATTGATGAACCGCGTAAAGCCCGTCATGGCCAGGCCCATCTTCTGGACCTGGGGATGGGTGATCTTCTTCCTCAATCCCTTCTGCCCGGCGAGGAGCGTCAGACCGAGGCGGAATTGTTGATCCTTGG includes:
- the ptsP gene encoding phosphoenolpyruvate--protein phosphotransferase, producing MAVQQQVNKTIHGIGASPGIVTGRAFLVERYKVRLPQRRILPSQVEEEVERFRQAIELSKQQLMEVKEKILDPEMRKHAFILDVHLMILNDQMLIENTTENIRRRKVNSEWALDLTLEKLDAAFQAIEDEYLRERRNDLHYVAARIFRNLMGRKHDDITKIKGKVIVVAHDLSPADTLQMHLKRVAGFVTDVGGRYSHTAILARSLGIPAVVGLEVATALINGGDLLALDGETGEVVINPTEEIFESYVERRRRIKLVEREVMKYATLPAETRDGVRVSLQANIELVEEVPSAKSHGAEGIGLYRTEILYLNRKDLPAEEEHYQTYRRLVENVAPDPVTIRTLDIGGDKFLLSYSSGKETNPAMGLRAIRFSMKEVEIFKAQLKGILRASAHGNVRILFPMISGMEEIRRAKAILEEVKRECSREKVPFDRSIKVGAMIEIPSASVTADLLAREVDFFSIGTNDLIQYALAVDRINEHVSYLYEPLHPAILRIVRGVVQSAREAGIPVALCGEMAAEPAYVLVLFGLGLEEFSMTPAAIPKVKKMLRMVKAGEVREMTERLFQYSTAREIKRVVRTWVNQRLPEEVVQSMSEVLRA
- a CDS encoding HPr family phosphocarrier protein, with the protein product MEVRTFVIRNKLGLHARAAALFVKTANRFVSEVSLEKDGHTVNGKSIMGILMLAATKGSRITLKAEGKDEVEAIETLGKLFENKFGEE
- a CDS encoding PTS sugar transporter subunit IIA yields the protein MNMVGVVVVTHCRLGEEMIAAARLVVGEELKQFEPVSIDPQEGSEEIRAKIISAIRKVEGGEGVLILTDMYGGTPSNISLSFLEEKKIEVITGVNLPMLLKLATCKESMDLESLAAFITDYGQRNINLASEVLKKRVDKK
- the rapZ gene encoding RNase adapter RapZ, with protein sequence MKPQRIILITGLSGSGKTTAIKALEDAGFYCVDNLPPPLLSKFLELCKESAEKISKVAIVQDIRSALGHLPPGQTEEDFFEASRRMIEELRREGFPIEVLFLDASDPVLTRRFSETRRQHPLALGGCILDGIRLERERLRGLRDIANEVIDTSQFNVHELKAKVQQYAQKDPQAVPLTLTLLSFGYSFGVPYEADLMFDVRFLPNPYYVEELKRFPGDHPKVEAYVLQWEETRDFLNRAMDFLRFLLPFYFRERRTHLTVAVGCTGGRHRSIVIVNQLAERLKRERDVKGMLIAVRHRDIERG
- the hprK gene encoding HPr(Ser) kinase/phosphatase, which produces MRHLLVGELAKDQQFRLGLTLLAGQKGLRKKITHPQVQKMGLAMTGFTRFINPERLQVIGNSEAAYFRTLPPERQEEVIHQICQLDLSCLVVTRNLEIPPPLLEGAEERGIPLFRTNLSSTEFIDRVTKFLEEKLAPSTSLHGVLMDVYGVGVLILGRSGIGKSECALDLILRGHRLVADDMVSIRRRSPEVLIGSGFEVIRHHMEIRGLGIINIRSLFGPEAIRDRKRIDLVLELVEWNTQQDYDRLGFEEQKYTLLDVDLPMLKIPVTPARNLTTIIEVAARNHLLKEMGYHSALEFERKLLRKMEERTGPTSDPGGEPE